ACGAACACCATCGAGGAATGGATGATGTTGCAATGGGCCAGCATTGCGCCTTTCGGCTTGCCTGTCGTGCCCGAGGTGTAGAGGATCATCGCGGTGTCCTCCTCACTCACCTCGACCGGCGCGGAGGCCGGCGCGTTGTCGGCGAGCACGGAAAAACCCGACCGTGCCGGATCGTCGTCGATGGCAATGCGATGGATCACATCGGGCACATCTTTCGCATCGGGCAGCCGCTCGGCGAGCGCTGCCTCGTGGATCAGGATCCTGGCGCCGCAATCGTTGAGCACATAGGCGATCTCCGGCTTTTGCTGGCGCGTACCGAGCAAGACCGTGACCAGCCCCTCATGCGCGGCGGCGAACAGCAGCAGCGGAAATTCGATGCGGTTGCCGAGCAGGATGGCGACGCGGTCGCCGCGTTGCAGGCCGAGCTTGCGAAATCCCGCCGCAATCCGCGCGGCCTGCTCTACCGCTAGCCGCCAGCTCAGCCGGACATCGCCTGCGATCAGCGCTTCGCCATCGGCGTTGCGGCCGCGCGCTTCCGCGATCATCGCCCACAAGCTCGCTGGCCGATCCGAAAATGCCGGCACCACCCGATCGTCAAAGCGCGCCTCGAACCGCATCGGCGGGATCTGAGATTGCGACCAATCCATCGAAGGGCCCTCGGCTTGTTGCTCTTGTTACCTTGCGCGCATGGACATCCGGGTCGCGTCTTGTGCTGACCGGCTAGACGCCTATCACGGGCACACCGATCACGACCGGATGGAACGCGAAGGCCAGCGCCAGATAGGCAACGACGCCAACCGCGACTGCGATCAAATCGTTGGTGACGCCGCCCACCGGTATAGGCGGGCCGCCGGAATCGGTACGGTGCTTCAGCGAAATGCGGTCATACACGGCCCAACCCAGGAACGAGCCGAACAGGATGATCGAACCAAGGTCGCCATTGGCGAGCAGATGCGCGGCCGCCCACAGCTTGATGCCGGCCAGCATCGGATGCTTCAGTGTCGCATAGATGCGGCCGCGCAAATACGAGGCCACCACCAGGATGACGGCGGGCAGCATCAAGGCGAGCGTGATGTGCTTGAGCGCCTTCGGCGGATACCAGACGTCGATCCAGCCGGAGCTGCGGTAATGAGCATAGCCCCAGATGATCAGCGCAAGGCCCGCGAGCGAAACAAGCGAATAGAGGATCTTGTAGGTTCCCTCGCCCAGCCTTGCGATCGCCTGCGCGCGCGCCTTGCGTTTCGTAGTGAAAATATGGGCCGCGAAAAACACCACCAGCCCCAGGATCATGACAAGCAGACCCACATCATCCTCCCCTCAAGCAGCCCCCGTCTCTGAGGTATCATCGATTGGCAGCTGCTCGCAACTGATGCGCTACTTCGCAAGCCCGCGATTATCTACATAGCGGATCGCGATCGGCCTGCCCGCCAGCGCACCGCCAAGGCCGCTGGTGAACTTCAGCGGCAGGCACGCGTTCAGCGATGCGTTGATGGCGTCGAGATAGGTCGTGCGGGTGCCGGCCGGCACGCCAGCGGTCGCGTATGTGAGGCGCGGCGGGCCGATCAGGCCACCCGTCTTGTTGAAGCTGAAGCGCACCGACATCTGCATGCCCTCGCGCGCATTGGTCGATGGCGGCGACCAGCAACTGCGCAACTCTGCAAAGAGATCGCCGATCGTATCGAGGTCGTGGTCCGGCTTCCGGTATTTGGCGCGGTCGGCCTCCGCAGGCATGCTTTCGATCGTGAGCTGGAGGTTCTGGCCATAGGGATAGTCCATCTCGGGAATGCAGGGGCCGGGCTCGAGCGGGCTGCAATAAGACGGCGTGCAGGGCCTGCCGTCGAGCACGCTGCACGGCTCGTGCGAGAACGGGATCGGATTGATCTGCCGGGGTCGCTCGTCGGCGGCGACCGGTGCCGCCATCAGGAGAAAGATGAGGATGCCGCGCCACATGCCTTGAGCTCGCGATGATGTTTGGAAAGACGTGGCATCGTCAATGAACGCGTCAAGCCCGCGGCTGTTCACATGCTCGCGTTCAGTGCACACTGTCGTCGCCCGGCTTGGCGGGGCGACCCAGTATTCCAGAGACGTTTGTGATCAAGTCGATGGGCCGCGGCGTACTGGATGCCCCGGTCCCGTCTCCGCCAAGGCTACGCCGGGGCCCCAAGGGTGCTCGGCCGCCGAAGCTTTAGCGAAGGCGGCAAGCCGGGACATGACAGCGGGGGTGCGGGCGCACAGCGGTGAGCGCGACGAGCACCCTACCCCTTCTTCTTGACGTCCTTGACGTTGGTGAACTCGATGCCCTCGGCGCGTTCCCTGGTATAGCCGAGATAGAACTCGTTCCGCGCCAGATACACGGGATCGCCGTCGACATCGTCGGCGATGCTCGACGTGTTGGCCGCGATGAAGGTATCGAGCTTCTTGCGGTCCTCCGAGGAGACCCAGCGCGCGAGCTGGAACTCGCTGACCTCGAACTCGACCGGCAGCGAATATTCCGCCTCCAGCCGCGCCTTGAGCACGTCGAGCTGGAGCGCACCGACCACGCCGACCAGCGCAGGCGCGCCGTCGCGCGGGCGGAACACTTGCACCACGCCCTCTTCCGACATCTGCTGAAGCGCTTCCTTCAGCTTCTTCGCCTTCATCGCGTCGGTGAGACGCACGCGGCGGACGATCTCCGGCGCAAAGCTCGGCACGCCGACGAAGTTGAAATCCTCGCCCTCGGTCAGCGTGTCGCCGATGCGCAGCGTGCCGTGATTGGGAATGCCGACGACATCGCCGGCAAAGGCCTCGTCCGCAACCGACCGGTCCTGCGCGAAGAAGAATTGCGGGCTCGACAGCGGCATGCTCTTGCCGGTGCGCACCAGCTTCGCCTTCATGCCGCGGCTGAGCTTGCCCGAGCAGAGCCGCGCGAAGGCGATGCGGTCGCGATGGTTCGGATCCATGTTGGCCTGGATCTTGAACACGAAGGCGCTCATGCGCGGATCGGTCGCCTCGACCTTGCGCTGGTCGCTGTCCTGCGCGCGCGGCTCGGGCGCGAACTTGCCGAGGCCTTCGAGGAGATCGCCGACGCCGAAATTGCGCAGCGCGCTGCCGAAATAGACCGGCGTCAGATGGCCCTCGCGGAACGCTTCGAGCTCGAACGGCTTTGAGGCCTCGGTGACAAGCTCGAGCTCGTCCTTCACTGCGGAGACGTCGAGATTGCCGTTGAGCTTGGCAAGCTCCGCGATCTCGATCTGCTGCGCCGCGCCGGTCTTGGCGCCGCCGCCTTCGAGCAGGCGCACGCCGCCATTGACGACGTCATAGGTGCCGAGGAAGTCGCGGCCGCGGCCGACCGGCCAGGTCATCGGCGTGGTGTCGAGCGCCAGCGTCTTCTCGATCTCGTCGAGCAGCTCGAAGACGTCGCGGCTCTCGCGGTCCATCTTGTTGATGAAGGTGATGATCGGGATGTCGCGCAGGCGGCACACCTCGAACAGCTTCCGGGTGCGCGCCTCGATGCCCTTGGCAGCGTCGATCACCATGACGGCGGAATCGACCGCCGTGAGCGTGCGGTAGGTGTCTTCCGAAAAGTCCTCGTGGCCCGGCGTGTCCAAGAGGTTGAAGACGAGGCCCTCGAACTCGAAGGTCATCACCGAGGTCACGACCGAGATGCCGCGCTCGCGCTCGATCTTCATCCAGTCCGAGCGCGTGTTGCGCCGCTCGCCCTTGGCCTTGACCTGCCCAGCCAGGTTGATGGCGCCGCCGAACAGCAGCAGCTTCTCCGTCAGCGTGGTCTTGCCGGCGTCGGGGTGGGAGATGATCGCAAAGGTCCGTCGCCGCGACACTTCAGCGGCAAGCGGGGAACGGGCCGGCGATTCGGCTGTGGTGGTGGCGATGTCGGACATGGCGGGAGCGTTTGGCAGGGAAAATGGGCCTGATCAAGCCTCATTTGGTGATTGCGGAGCCTTCCGGCCAGTCCCATATCGGCCTTGGCCATACTGGCCTTGGGGGGAAGGACGACCTTCCCGTTTCTCAGCAC
This genomic stretch from Bradyrhizobium sp. CCGB12 harbors:
- a CDS encoding NnrU family protein — translated: MGLLVMILGLVVFFAAHIFTTKRKARAQAIARLGEGTYKILYSLVSLAGLALIIWGYAHYRSSGWIDVWYPPKALKHITLALMLPAVILVVASYLRGRIYATLKHPMLAGIKLWAAAHLLANGDLGSIILFGSFLGWAVYDRISLKHRTDSGGPPIPVGGVTNDLIAVAVGVVAYLALAFAFHPVVIGVPVIGV
- a CDS encoding peptide chain release factor 3, producing MSDIATTTAESPARSPLAAEVSRRRTFAIISHPDAGKTTLTEKLLLFGGAINLAGQVKAKGERRNTRSDWMKIERERGISVVTSVMTFEFEGLVFNLLDTPGHEDFSEDTYRTLTAVDSAVMVIDAAKGIEARTRKLFEVCRLRDIPIITFINKMDRESRDVFELLDEIEKTLALDTTPMTWPVGRGRDFLGTYDVVNGGVRLLEGGGAKTGAAQQIEIAELAKLNGNLDVSAVKDELELVTEASKPFELEAFREGHLTPVYFGSALRNFGVGDLLEGLGKFAPEPRAQDSDQRKVEATDPRMSAFVFKIQANMDPNHRDRIAFARLCSGKLSRGMKAKLVRTGKSMPLSSPQFFFAQDRSVADEAFAGDVVGIPNHGTLRIGDTLTEGEDFNFVGVPSFAPEIVRRVRLTDAMKAKKLKEALQQMSEEGVVQVFRPRDGAPALVGVVGALQLDVLKARLEAEYSLPVEFEVSEFQLARWVSSEDRKKLDTFIAANTSSIADDVDGDPVYLARNEFYLGYTRERAEGIEFTNVKDVKKKG